A single genomic interval of Eurosta solidaginis isolate ZX-2024a chromosome 3, ASM4086904v1, whole genome shotgun sequence harbors:
- the LOC137243319 gene encoding lysophosphatidylserine lipase ABHD12 isoform X5 yields the protein MFLTRKRKFFKRISLAAVQLCFLVFFIIFVIFPIIFRYSLTLQRGILFLTFITYPKDLDLSNPSSVGLFGARSLHLSVLDPDAEDRHDGVRIGVWHVLPLQLTKRFAKELKIDTQTHEELQNITLEKDEKIDQLTPVLQSEFPEVTAENEQLFYERMLKLPGTIILYLHGNTASRGSGHRVEMYNVLRKLGYHIISLDYRGYGDSDPVPPTEDGVVRDALTVYEYIGNITTNPIFIWGHSLGTGVACHLCAQLNLKFNMNLPRGVILEAPFTNIRDEIRMHPFARPFKDLPWFDMTISRPMYTNSLRFESDQHIAEFRQPIMILHAEDDYVVPFELGYKLYRRALDTRGKTWGPVEFHRFSGDAAYGHKYLCRAPELPSLVKQFIDTYRNEKY from the exons AATATCACTTGCCGCAGTACAATTATGTTTTCTAGTATTTTTCATAATATTTGTTATATTCCCAATAATATTTCGTTATTCTTTAACGCTACAAAGAGGCATATTATTTCTTACATTTA TAACATACCCAAAAGATCTCGATCTATCAAATCCGTCAAGTGTCGGACTTTTTGGCGCCAGAAGCCTACATTTGAGCGTGCTTGATCCGGATGCTGAAGATCGTCACGATGGCGTGCGTATCGGCGTTTGGCACGTATTACCATTACAATTGACAAAGCGTTTTGCCAAAGAACTGAAAATAGATACG cAAACGCATGAGGAATTACAGAACATTACGTTAGAAAAAGATGAAAAAATCGATCAGCTTACACCCGTTTTGCAGTCCGAATTCCCCGAAGTGACCGCTGAAAACGAGCAACTGTTTTATGAGCGTATGCTTAAACTGCCCGGCACAATAATACTTTATCTTCATGGTAATACAGCATCGCGTGGTTCGGGACATCGTGTTGAAATGTACAATGTTTTGCGTAAACTTGGCTATCATATAATATCATTGGATTATCGTGGTTATGGCGATTCTGATCCTGTTCCACCCACCGAAGATGGTGTCGTACGTGACGCACTCACTGTCTATGAATATATTGGAAATATAACAACGAATCCAATTTTTATTTGGGGACATTCACTTGGTACTGGTGTCGCATGTCATTTATGTGCACAATTAAATTTGAAGTTTAATATGAACCTACCACGTGGTGTGATATTAGAGGCGCCTTTCACAAACATACGCGACGAAATAAGAATGCATCCCTTTGCGCGG CCCTTTAAAGACCTGCCTTGGTTTGATATGACAATTTCACGCCCCATGTACACGAATTCGTTGCGTTTCGAATCGGATCAGCATATCGCTGAATTTCGCCAACCAATAATGATACTACATGCTGAGGATGATTATGTTGTGCCATTCGAGCTGGGATACAAGCTTTATCGTAGAGCTTTGGATACTCGTGGTAAAACATGGGGTCCAGTTGAATTTCATCGTTTTAGTGGCGATGCGGCTTACGGTCATAAATATCTTTGTCGTGCACCGGAATTGCCTAGTTTGGTTAAACAATTTATTGACACTTACCGTAACGAAAAGTACTAA
- the LOC137243319 gene encoding lysophosphatidylserine lipase ABHD12 isoform X4, producing the protein MYICKLMFLTRKRKFFKRISLAAVQLCFLVFFIIFVIFPIIFRYSLTLQRGILFLTFITYPKDLDLSNPSSVGLFGARSLHLSVLDPDAEDRHDGVRIGVWHVLPLQLTKRFAKELKIDTQTHEELQNITLEKDEKIDQLTPVLQSEFPEVTAENEQLFYERMLKLPGTIILYLHGNTASRGSGHRVEMYNVLRKLGYHIISLDYRGYGDSDPVPPTEDGVVRDALTVYEYIGNITTNPIFIWGHSLGTGVACHLCAQLNLKFNMNLPRGVILEAPFTNIRDEIRMHPFARPFKDLPWFDMTISRPMYTNSLRFESDQHIAEFRQPIMILHAEDDYVVPFELGYKLYRRALDTRGKTWGPVEFHRFSGDAAYGHKYLCRAPELPSLVKQFIDTYRNEKY; encoded by the exons AATATCACTTGCCGCAGTACAATTATGTTTTCTAGTATTTTTCATAATATTTGTTATATTCCCAATAATATTTCGTTATTCTTTAACGCTACAAAGAGGCATATTATTTCTTACATTTA TAACATACCCAAAAGATCTCGATCTATCAAATCCGTCAAGTGTCGGACTTTTTGGCGCCAGAAGCCTACATTTGAGCGTGCTTGATCCGGATGCTGAAGATCGTCACGATGGCGTGCGTATCGGCGTTTGGCACGTATTACCATTACAATTGACAAAGCGTTTTGCCAAAGAACTGAAAATAGATACG cAAACGCATGAGGAATTACAGAACATTACGTTAGAAAAAGATGAAAAAATCGATCAGCTTACACCCGTTTTGCAGTCCGAATTCCCCGAAGTGACCGCTGAAAACGAGCAACTGTTTTATGAGCGTATGCTTAAACTGCCCGGCACAATAATACTTTATCTTCATGGTAATACAGCATCGCGTGGTTCGGGACATCGTGTTGAAATGTACAATGTTTTGCGTAAACTTGGCTATCATATAATATCATTGGATTATCGTGGTTATGGCGATTCTGATCCTGTTCCACCCACCGAAGATGGTGTCGTACGTGACGCACTCACTGTCTATGAATATATTGGAAATATAACAACGAATCCAATTTTTATTTGGGGACATTCACTTGGTACTGGTGTCGCATGTCATTTATGTGCACAATTAAATTTGAAGTTTAATATGAACCTACCACGTGGTGTGATATTAGAGGCGCCTTTCACAAACATACGCGACGAAATAAGAATGCATCCCTTTGCGCGG CCCTTTAAAGACCTGCCTTGGTTTGATATGACAATTTCACGCCCCATGTACACGAATTCGTTGCGTTTCGAATCGGATCAGCATATCGCTGAATTTCGCCAACCAATAATGATACTACATGCTGAGGATGATTATGTTGTGCCATTCGAGCTGGGATACAAGCTTTATCGTAGAGCTTTGGATACTCGTGGTAAAACATGGGGTCCAGTTGAATTTCATCGTTTTAGTGGCGATGCGGCTTACGGTCATAAATATCTTTGTCGTGCACCGGAATTGCCTAGTTTGGTTAAACAATTTATTGACACTTACCGTAACGAAAAGTACTAA
- the LOC137243319 gene encoding lysophosphatidylserine lipase ABHD12 isoform X2 yields the protein MYICKRKLRYCLWVCSGSLFMFLTRKRKFFKRISLAAVQLCFLVFFIIFVIFPIIFRYSLTLQRGILFLTFITYPKDLDLSNPSSVGLFGARSLHLSVLDPDAEDRHDGVRIGVWHVLPLQLTKRFAKELKIDTQTHEELQNITLEKDEKIDQLTPVLQSEFPEVTAENEQLFYERMLKLPGTIILYLHGNTASRGSGHRVEMYNVLRKLGYHIISLDYRGYGDSDPVPPTEDGVVRDALTVYEYIGNITTNPIFIWGHSLGTGVACHLCAQLNLKFNMNLPRGVILEAPFTNIRDEIRMHPFARPFKDLPWFDMTISRPMYTNSLRFESDQHIAEFRQPIMILHAEDDYVVPFELGYKLYRRALDTRGKTWGPVEFHRFSGDAAYGHKYLCRAPELPSLVKQFIDTYRNEKY from the exons AATATCACTTGCCGCAGTACAATTATGTTTTCTAGTATTTTTCATAATATTTGTTATATTCCCAATAATATTTCGTTATTCTTTAACGCTACAAAGAGGCATATTATTTCTTACATTTA TAACATACCCAAAAGATCTCGATCTATCAAATCCGTCAAGTGTCGGACTTTTTGGCGCCAGAAGCCTACATTTGAGCGTGCTTGATCCGGATGCTGAAGATCGTCACGATGGCGTGCGTATCGGCGTTTGGCACGTATTACCATTACAATTGACAAAGCGTTTTGCCAAAGAACTGAAAATAGATACG cAAACGCATGAGGAATTACAGAACATTACGTTAGAAAAAGATGAAAAAATCGATCAGCTTACACCCGTTTTGCAGTCCGAATTCCCCGAAGTGACCGCTGAAAACGAGCAACTGTTTTATGAGCGTATGCTTAAACTGCCCGGCACAATAATACTTTATCTTCATGGTAATACAGCATCGCGTGGTTCGGGACATCGTGTTGAAATGTACAATGTTTTGCGTAAACTTGGCTATCATATAATATCATTGGATTATCGTGGTTATGGCGATTCTGATCCTGTTCCACCCACCGAAGATGGTGTCGTACGTGACGCACTCACTGTCTATGAATATATTGGAAATATAACAACGAATCCAATTTTTATTTGGGGACATTCACTTGGTACTGGTGTCGCATGTCATTTATGTGCACAATTAAATTTGAAGTTTAATATGAACCTACCACGTGGTGTGATATTAGAGGCGCCTTTCACAAACATACGCGACGAAATAAGAATGCATCCCTTTGCGCGG CCCTTTAAAGACCTGCCTTGGTTTGATATGACAATTTCACGCCCCATGTACACGAATTCGTTGCGTTTCGAATCGGATCAGCATATCGCTGAATTTCGCCAACCAATAATGATACTACATGCTGAGGATGATTATGTTGTGCCATTCGAGCTGGGATACAAGCTTTATCGTAGAGCTTTGGATACTCGTGGTAAAACATGGGGTCCAGTTGAATTTCATCGTTTTAGTGGCGATGCGGCTTACGGTCATAAATATCTTTGTCGTGCACCGGAATTGCCTAGTTTGGTTAAACAATTTATTGACACTTACCGTAACGAAAAGTACTAA
- the LOC137243319 gene encoding lysophosphatidylserine lipase ABHD12 isoform X3, whose product MAWILPIMFLTRKRKFFKRISLAAVQLCFLVFFIIFVIFPIIFRYSLTLQRGILFLTFITYPKDLDLSNPSSVGLFGARSLHLSVLDPDAEDRHDGVRIGVWHVLPLQLTKRFAKELKIDTQTHEELQNITLEKDEKIDQLTPVLQSEFPEVTAENEQLFYERMLKLPGTIILYLHGNTASRGSGHRVEMYNVLRKLGYHIISLDYRGYGDSDPVPPTEDGVVRDALTVYEYIGNITTNPIFIWGHSLGTGVACHLCAQLNLKFNMNLPRGVILEAPFTNIRDEIRMHPFARPFKDLPWFDMTISRPMYTNSLRFESDQHIAEFRQPIMILHAEDDYVVPFELGYKLYRRALDTRGKTWGPVEFHRFSGDAAYGHKYLCRAPELPSLVKQFIDTYRNEKY is encoded by the exons AATATCACTTGCCGCAGTACAATTATGTTTTCTAGTATTTTTCATAATATTTGTTATATTCCCAATAATATTTCGTTATTCTTTAACGCTACAAAGAGGCATATTATTTCTTACATTTA TAACATACCCAAAAGATCTCGATCTATCAAATCCGTCAAGTGTCGGACTTTTTGGCGCCAGAAGCCTACATTTGAGCGTGCTTGATCCGGATGCTGAAGATCGTCACGATGGCGTGCGTATCGGCGTTTGGCACGTATTACCATTACAATTGACAAAGCGTTTTGCCAAAGAACTGAAAATAGATACG cAAACGCATGAGGAATTACAGAACATTACGTTAGAAAAAGATGAAAAAATCGATCAGCTTACACCCGTTTTGCAGTCCGAATTCCCCGAAGTGACCGCTGAAAACGAGCAACTGTTTTATGAGCGTATGCTTAAACTGCCCGGCACAATAATACTTTATCTTCATGGTAATACAGCATCGCGTGGTTCGGGACATCGTGTTGAAATGTACAATGTTTTGCGTAAACTTGGCTATCATATAATATCATTGGATTATCGTGGTTATGGCGATTCTGATCCTGTTCCACCCACCGAAGATGGTGTCGTACGTGACGCACTCACTGTCTATGAATATATTGGAAATATAACAACGAATCCAATTTTTATTTGGGGACATTCACTTGGTACTGGTGTCGCATGTCATTTATGTGCACAATTAAATTTGAAGTTTAATATGAACCTACCACGTGGTGTGATATTAGAGGCGCCTTTCACAAACATACGCGACGAAATAAGAATGCATCCCTTTGCGCGG CCCTTTAAAGACCTGCCTTGGTTTGATATGACAATTTCACGCCCCATGTACACGAATTCGTTGCGTTTCGAATCGGATCAGCATATCGCTGAATTTCGCCAACCAATAATGATACTACATGCTGAGGATGATTATGTTGTGCCATTCGAGCTGGGATACAAGCTTTATCGTAGAGCTTTGGATACTCGTGGTAAAACATGGGGTCCAGTTGAATTTCATCGTTTTAGTGGCGATGCGGCTTACGGTCATAAATATCTTTGTCGTGCACCGGAATTGCCTAGTTTGGTTAAACAATTTATTGACACTTACCGTAACGAAAAGTACTAA
- the LOC137243319 gene encoding lysophosphatidylserine lipase ABHD12 isoform X6, with amino-acid sequence MRTISLAAVQLCFLVFFIIFVIFPIIFRYSLTLQRGILFLTFITYPKDLDLSNPSSVGLFGARSLHLSVLDPDAEDRHDGVRIGVWHVLPLQLTKRFAKELKIDTQTHEELQNITLEKDEKIDQLTPVLQSEFPEVTAENEQLFYERMLKLPGTIILYLHGNTASRGSGHRVEMYNVLRKLGYHIISLDYRGYGDSDPVPPTEDGVVRDALTVYEYIGNITTNPIFIWGHSLGTGVACHLCAQLNLKFNMNLPRGVILEAPFTNIRDEIRMHPFARPFKDLPWFDMTISRPMYTNSLRFESDQHIAEFRQPIMILHAEDDYVVPFELGYKLYRRALDTRGKTWGPVEFHRFSGDAAYGHKYLCRAPELPSLVKQFIDTYRNEKY; translated from the exons AATATCACTTGCCGCAGTACAATTATGTTTTCTAGTATTTTTCATAATATTTGTTATATTCCCAATAATATTTCGTTATTCTTTAACGCTACAAAGAGGCATATTATTTCTTACATTTA TAACATACCCAAAAGATCTCGATCTATCAAATCCGTCAAGTGTCGGACTTTTTGGCGCCAGAAGCCTACATTTGAGCGTGCTTGATCCGGATGCTGAAGATCGTCACGATGGCGTGCGTATCGGCGTTTGGCACGTATTACCATTACAATTGACAAAGCGTTTTGCCAAAGAACTGAAAATAGATACG cAAACGCATGAGGAATTACAGAACATTACGTTAGAAAAAGATGAAAAAATCGATCAGCTTACACCCGTTTTGCAGTCCGAATTCCCCGAAGTGACCGCTGAAAACGAGCAACTGTTTTATGAGCGTATGCTTAAACTGCCCGGCACAATAATACTTTATCTTCATGGTAATACAGCATCGCGTGGTTCGGGACATCGTGTTGAAATGTACAATGTTTTGCGTAAACTTGGCTATCATATAATATCATTGGATTATCGTGGTTATGGCGATTCTGATCCTGTTCCACCCACCGAAGATGGTGTCGTACGTGACGCACTCACTGTCTATGAATATATTGGAAATATAACAACGAATCCAATTTTTATTTGGGGACATTCACTTGGTACTGGTGTCGCATGTCATTTATGTGCACAATTAAATTTGAAGTTTAATATGAACCTACCACGTGGTGTGATATTAGAGGCGCCTTTCACAAACATACGCGACGAAATAAGAATGCATCCCTTTGCGCGG CCCTTTAAAGACCTGCCTTGGTTTGATATGACAATTTCACGCCCCATGTACACGAATTCGTTGCGTTTCGAATCGGATCAGCATATCGCTGAATTTCGCCAACCAATAATGATACTACATGCTGAGGATGATTATGTTGTGCCATTCGAGCTGGGATACAAGCTTTATCGTAGAGCTTTGGATACTCGTGGTAAAACATGGGGTCCAGTTGAATTTCATCGTTTTAGTGGCGATGCGGCTTACGGTCATAAATATCTTTGTCGTGCACCGGAATTGCCTAGTTTGGTTAAACAATTTATTGACACTTACCGTAACGAAAAGTACTAA